From a single Alloactinosynnema sp. L-07 genomic region:
- a CDS encoding NF041680 family putative transposase, with protein MHHADGGVGVGELCGFRREFHGCLTRRADALFELADAVLCADGPVRSVAELSLVAEHRRGHGSGYAALAQGRVDLDRLRCAVAAVSVPRAAGGRLVLAVDVTCWLRPEAHTSPQRVLCHTYGRGKDTHIMVPGWPYSVIVALEAGRGSWTAPLDAVRLAPGDDAATVTAGQVRGVVDRLIAAGQWRPGDPEILLVADAGYDGPRLAHVLADLPITVLVRMRSDRVLRRPAPPQPPGTLGRPRRHGGEFAFGDPDSWGEPEVTTRTETRLYGPAHVRAWDRLHPRLTHRIAWADHTGNLPILEGTVIRLEVARLPSGAIPKPVWLWHSRTGLTTGEVDRLWQAFLRRFDIEHTFRMLKQTLGWTTPKLRSPQAADRWTWLLLAAYTQLRLARGLTADLRRPWEKPVAAQTLSPARVRRGFRNLRPHLARPAGVPKPSRPGHGRPAGVPNHQPAARHDVHVMTSPNKQKPAHGKKAKSTNPRPRRTG; from the coding sequence GTGCATCACGCCGATGGCGGGGTGGGCGTCGGGGAGCTGTGCGGGTTCCGGCGGGAGTTCCATGGGTGTTTGACCCGGCGGGCGGACGCGTTGTTCGAGCTGGCCGACGCGGTGTTGTGTGCCGATGGGCCGGTGCGTTCGGTCGCGGAGTTGTCGCTGGTCGCGGAGCATCGCCGAGGTCATGGCAGCGGTTACGCGGCGCTGGCGCAGGGCCGGGTGGACCTCGACCGGCTGCGTTGCGCGGTGGCCGCGGTGTCGGTGCCTCGGGCCGCGGGCGGGCGGTTGGTGCTGGCGGTGGATGTCACCTGTTGGCTGCGCCCGGAGGCCCACACCTCGCCGCAGCGGGTGCTGTGTCACACCTACGGGCGCGGCAAGGACACCCACATCATGGTGCCGGGCTGGCCCTACTCGGTGATCGTCGCCCTGGAGGCCGGGCGTGGCTCGTGGACCGCGCCGTTGGACGCGGTCCGGCTGGCGCCCGGTGATGACGCCGCGACCGTCACCGCCGGGCAGGTGCGTGGCGTGGTGGACCGGCTGATCGCGGCGGGGCAGTGGCGGCCGGGGGATCCGGAGATCCTGCTGGTGGCCGATGCGGGCTACGACGGTCCCCGTCTGGCCCACGTGCTGGCCGACCTGCCGATCACCGTGCTGGTGCGGATGCGTTCGGACCGGGTCCTGCGCCGTCCCGCGCCACCGCAGCCGCCTGGCACCCTGGGCAGGCCCCGCCGCCACGGCGGCGAGTTCGCCTTCGGTGACCCTGACAGTTGGGGCGAGCCCGAGGTCACCACACGGACCGAGACCCGCCTCTACGGCCCCGCGCACGTCCGGGCCTGGGACCGGCTGCATCCCCGGCTGACCCACCGCATCGCCTGGGCAGACCACACCGGGAACCTTCCGATCCTGGAGGGAACCGTGATCCGCCTCGAAGTCGCCCGCCTGCCCTCCGGGGCGATCCCCAAACCCGTGTGGCTCTGGCACTCGCGGACCGGACTCACCACCGGCGAGGTCGACCGACTCTGGCAGGCATTCCTGCGCCGGTTCGACATCGAGCACACCTTCCGCATGCTCAAACAGACCCTCGGCTGGACCACCCCGAAACTCCGGTCCCCGCAGGCGGCCGACCGATGGACCTGGCTACTGCTGGCCGCCTACACCCAACTACGCCTCGCACGCGGTCTCACGGCCGACCTGCGCCGCCCATGGGAGAAACCCGTCGCGGCACAAACACTGTCCCCAGCCAGAGTCCGGCGCGGGTTTCGGAACCTGCGCCCACATCTGGCCCGCCCTGCCGGTGTCCCGAAACCCTCACGACCCGGCCACGGCCGCCCCGCCGGAGTCCCCAACCACCAGCCCGCGGCCCGCCACGACGTGCACGTCATGACCAGCCCAAACAAACAGAAACCCGCCCACGGCAAGAAGGCAAAGTCCACCAACCCACGACCCCGCCGCACAGGTTAA
- a CDS encoding APC family permease codes for MATETTAPEPAQAQPGLKRAIGPKLLFFFVIGDVLGTGIYALTGSVAGRVGGALWVPFLVAFIVAFLTAFSYLELVGKYPRAAGAALYTNRAFKIPFLTFLVAFTVMCSGITSASAAARAFGATYLPASFDIKVSAPVIAIVAVVFVLMLAAINFIGVSESVKANVVLTCIELSGLLIIIGVGVWAVLQGNGEPARLTEFKTADQSALLAVTAATSLAFFAMVGFEDSVNMAEECKEPARIFPKALLAGLGAAAVIYILVALTSSLLIPANDLAAAKSNALLNVLAVGAPGFPLRLFAFIGLFAVVNSALINMLMASRLLYGMANERILPRAFGTVHPLRRTPWVAILVTTGIAAVLVASAGADGVSKLGGTTALLLLIVFTVVNAAVLVLRRESVEHKHFRAPTWAPILAAVLCGYLAVPVLSGRPAGDYYLALALIGVGILLWVVNWLYLRSRGERVEVDATKLGKR; via the coding sequence ATGGCTACGGAAACCACGGCACCGGAGCCCGCACAGGCCCAACCCGGCCTCAAGCGGGCCATTGGGCCCAAGCTGCTGTTCTTCTTCGTGATCGGTGACGTTCTCGGCACCGGCATCTACGCGCTCACCGGCAGCGTGGCGGGCCGGGTCGGTGGTGCGCTGTGGGTGCCGTTCCTGGTGGCCTTCATCGTGGCGTTCCTGACCGCGTTCAGCTATCTGGAGCTGGTCGGCAAGTACCCGAGGGCCGCCGGAGCCGCGCTGTACACCAACCGCGCGTTCAAGATCCCGTTCCTGACGTTCCTCGTCGCCTTCACCGTGATGTGCTCCGGCATCACGTCGGCCTCCGCGGCCGCCCGGGCCTTCGGCGCCACGTACCTGCCCGCGTCGTTCGATATCAAGGTGTCGGCCCCGGTCATCGCGATCGTCGCCGTGGTCTTCGTCCTCATGCTCGCCGCGATCAACTTCATCGGGGTGTCCGAGTCGGTCAAGGCCAACGTGGTGCTCACCTGCATCGAGCTGTCCGGCCTCCTGATCATCATCGGGGTCGGGGTGTGGGCAGTGCTGCAGGGCAATGGCGAGCCCGCCAGGCTGACCGAGTTCAAAACCGCGGACCAGAGCGCGTTGCTGGCCGTCACGGCGGCCACGTCGCTCGCGTTCTTCGCCATGGTGGGGTTCGAGGACTCGGTGAACATGGCCGAGGAGTGCAAGGAGCCCGCGCGCATCTTCCCCAAGGCGCTACTCGCAGGCCTCGGCGCCGCGGCGGTGATCTATATCCTGGTGGCGCTCACATCCTCGCTGCTGATCCCGGCCAACGATCTCGCCGCCGCCAAGTCCAACGCGCTGCTCAACGTGCTCGCGGTCGGTGCGCCCGGCTTCCCCCTGCGCTTGTTCGCGTTCATCGGCCTGTTCGCGGTGGTCAACTCAGCGCTGATCAACATGTTGATGGCCAGCAGGCTGCTCTACGGCATGGCGAACGAGCGGATCCTGCCCAGGGCGTTCGGCACCGTGCACCCGCTGCGCCGCACGCCGTGGGTGGCGATCCTGGTGACCACCGGCATCGCGGCCGTGCTCGTCGCCTCCGCCGGGGCCGACGGGGTGAGCAAGCTCGGCGGCACCACCGCGCTGCTGCTCCTGATCGTCTTCACCGTGGTCAACGCGGCCGTTCTGGTGCTGCGCCGGGAGTCGGTGGAGCACAAGCACTTCCGAGCGCCGACCTGGGCGCCGATCCTGGCCGCCGTGCTGTGCGGGTACCTCGCCGTCCCGGTGCTGTCCGGCCGACCGGCAGGCGACTACTACCTCGCGCTCGCGCTGATCGGCGTTGGGATCCTGCTGTGGGTGGTCAACTGGCTGTACCTGCGCAGCAGGGGTGAGCGAGTCGAGGTCGACGCCACAAAGCTGGGAAAGCGCTGA
- a CDS encoding cytochrome c biogenesis CcdA family protein, whose amino-acid sequence MIDPDTLGFALAAGLVAAVNPCGFAMLPAYLALVVTGEDGASGRSRALARALAATGVMACGFLLVFGTFGLVVAPLAASVQRYLPFVTVLIGLALLVLGVFLLAGREITLMLPKPGRGAPTARLGTMFGYGLAYAIASLSCTIGPFLAVTSTTFRGGSVGDGVLAYLAYGAGMALLVGVLAVATALAGSAAATRVRRILPHVNRISGVLLVMVGLYVGYYGLYELRLYLGDGDAADPVIDAAGRVQGVIAGWVDDIGPVPLVIALAALVLGTILATRLRRARAKT is encoded by the coding sequence GTGATCGACCCGGACACCCTCGGGTTCGCCCTCGCCGCGGGCCTGGTCGCGGCCGTCAACCCCTGCGGGTTCGCGATGCTGCCCGCCTACCTGGCCTTGGTCGTGACGGGCGAGGACGGCGCGAGCGGCCGGTCGAGGGCGCTGGCCCGCGCGTTGGCCGCCACGGGGGTGATGGCGTGCGGGTTTCTCTTGGTGTTCGGGACGTTCGGCTTGGTGGTCGCCCCGCTGGCCGCCTCGGTGCAGCGGTATCTGCCGTTCGTGACCGTCCTGATCGGCCTGGCGCTGCTCGTGCTCGGCGTGTTCCTGCTCGCGGGCCGGGAGATCACACTCATGCTGCCCAAACCCGGTCGGGGCGCCCCTACCGCGCGGCTGGGCACCATGTTCGGCTACGGCCTGGCCTACGCCATCGCGTCGCTGTCCTGCACGATCGGCCCGTTTCTCGCCGTCACCAGCACGACCTTTCGCGGTGGCTCGGTGGGCGATGGCGTGCTGGCCTACCTCGCCTACGGCGCGGGCATGGCCTTGCTCGTCGGTGTCCTCGCGGTGGCGACCGCCCTGGCGGGCAGCGCCGCTGCCACCCGGGTGCGACGGATCCTGCCGCACGTCAACCGGATCAGCGGCGTGCTGCTCGTCATGGTCGGGCTCTATGTCGGCTACTACGGCCTCTACGAACTGCGCCTCTACCTCGGCGACGGCGACGCCGCCGACCCGGTGATCGACGCCGCGGGCCGCGTCCAGGGCGTCATCGCGGGCTGGGTCGACGACATCGGCCCCGTGCCGCTCGTGATCGCGCTCGCCGCACTCGTGCTCGGCACGATCCTCGCCACCCGGCTGCGCCGCGCCCGGGCCAAAACTTGA
- a CDS encoding SDR family NAD(P)-dependent oxidoreductase, with amino-acid sequence MPEFPTALVTGAGRGVGHDIADELLSDGYTVVLHSRTPQQSRDAAHALISRGADPARIQPVAADFTRLDEVIHLARRVADEHPVLTLLVNAAVSDATTDGVTADGNEIELQVNYLAPALLTRALEVPLRRAAGPRVVTLSTTPHPRGQDLEWDDIHRHRRYTTIAASNIALTMLATALAKAGAELDADATVVPMFGARRRCGATASRDWRSTTGHVR; translated from the coding sequence ATGCCCGAGTTCCCGACCGCCCTGGTCACCGGCGCTGGTCGCGGCGTCGGCCACGACATCGCCGACGAACTGCTGTCCGACGGCTACACCGTCGTGCTGCATTCGCGCACCCCGCAACAGAGCCGCGACGCCGCGCACGCCTTGATCAGCCGCGGCGCGGACCCGGCACGGATACAGCCGGTCGCCGCCGACTTCACCAGGCTCGACGAGGTCATCCACCTTGCCCGGCGCGTGGCCGACGAGCATCCCGTCCTCACCCTGCTCGTCAACGCCGCGGTCAGTGACGCGACGACTGACGGGGTCACCGCGGACGGCAACGAGATCGAGTTGCAGGTCAACTATCTCGCCCCCGCGCTGCTGACCCGCGCGCTGGAGGTGCCGCTGCGCCGGGCCGCGGGCCCCCGCGTGGTCACCCTCTCAACCACTCCACACCCGCGCGGCCAGGACTTGGAATGGGACGACATCCACCGGCACCGCCGATACACCACGATCGCCGCCTCGAACATCGCGCTCACCATGCTCGCCACTGCGCTCGCCAAAGCCGGTGCCGAGCTGGATGCCGACGCGACCGTGGTGCCGATGTTCGGGGCACGCCGCCGTTGCGGCGCGACAGCTTCTCGGGATTGGCGTTCGACCACCGGACATGTCCGCTGA
- a CDS encoding YnfA family protein, protein MTVIRSLVLFGLAALAEIGGAWLVWQGVREQRGLLWIGAGVLSLGIYGFVATLQPDAHFGRILAAYGGVFVAGSLAWGVIVDKFKPDLWDYLGAALCLAGVAVIMYAPRG, encoded by the coding sequence ATGACGGTCATCCGATCGCTGGTCCTGTTCGGACTCGCCGCGCTCGCCGAGATCGGCGGAGCGTGGCTGGTCTGGCAGGGTGTCCGCGAACAGCGCGGCCTGCTGTGGATCGGCGCGGGTGTGCTCTCGCTGGGGATCTACGGATTCGTGGCCACCTTGCAGCCCGACGCCCACTTCGGGCGGATCCTGGCCGCCTACGGCGGCGTGTTCGTCGCGGGATCCCTGGCCTGGGGCGTGATCGTCGACAAGTTCAAACCTGACCTCTGGGACTACCTCGGCGCCGCCCTGTGTCTGGCCGGGGTCGCGGTGATCATGTACGCGCCGCGCGGCTGA
- a CDS encoding pentapeptide repeat-containing protein, producing MTKRWLIGLAAVLGAVALGWLLFGPAVAWLAGGDLDQLGPKERLDAISAIRGQLTTVLSAFVVAGGLVYTARKFALDRDKQFTDRFNAAVDHLGAADATVRAGGVRALDRIMFDSPRDRSRVRETLTDFLRQHTSAAEPDAVRTRGDLRAAVSALREAPPRKVEDTPLDLRGVRLAGASLTGIALPHSRLDQADLTESNLTDADLDSARLDGATLSDAVAARTRMRSASLRRAVLAGTDLTGADCSLADLTEADLRLATLRDTVLTNAVLVNTDLRGTDLSGAIGLTAEQIRRAKLDERTKMPAGIDHPLSARP from the coding sequence ATGACGAAGCGCTGGCTGATCGGTCTCGCCGCGGTCCTCGGCGCGGTCGCCTTGGGATGGCTGTTGTTCGGACCCGCGGTGGCCTGGCTCGCGGGCGGCGACCTCGACCAGCTCGGCCCCAAGGAGCGCTTGGACGCGATCAGCGCCATTCGTGGTCAGCTCACCACCGTGCTCAGTGCGTTCGTGGTCGCGGGCGGTCTCGTCTACACCGCCCGCAAGTTCGCCCTCGACCGCGACAAGCAGTTCACCGACCGGTTCAACGCCGCGGTGGATCATCTTGGGGCGGCCGACGCCACGGTCCGGGCCGGTGGCGTCCGCGCGCTGGACCGCATCATGTTCGACTCCCCCCGCGACCGGTCTCGCGTCCGCGAGACGCTGACCGACTTTCTCCGCCAGCACACCAGCGCGGCCGAACCCGACGCGGTCCGCACTCGCGGCGATCTCCGCGCGGCGGTCTCGGCGCTGCGGGAAGCACCACCGCGCAAGGTCGAGGACACACCACTTGATCTACGTGGCGTACGGCTCGCGGGCGCGAGCCTGACTGGCATCGCTCTCCCCCACAGCCGCCTTGACCAGGCCGATCTCACCGAGTCGAACCTCACCGACGCCGACCTCGACTCCGCCCGGCTCGACGGGGCGACCCTGAGCGATGCCGTCGCAGCACGCACCCGGATGCGCTCGGCGTCCCTGCGGCGAGCTGTGTTGGCGGGCACCGACCTCACGGGGGCCGACTGCAGTTTAGCCGACCTCACCGAGGCCGACCTGAGGCTCGCGACGCTGCGCGACACCGTGCTGACGAACGCGGTCCTGGTCAACACCGACCTTCGCGGCACTGACCTCAGCGGCGCGATCGGTCTGACCGCCGAGCAGATCCGCCGGGCGAAGCTCGACGAGCGCACCAAGATGCCCGCGGGGATCGACCATCCCCTCAGCGCCAGACCGTGA
- the merB gene encoding organomercurial lyase → MDSGELEELRLAVYRSFAATGRAPNVAELEAQTGQGNVPGGLRALADARHLVLGEAGDIVMAHPFSAVPLGFAVMGSRTLWWGGCAWDSFAMPHLLPDEPEVLVSTRCPGCHRPHAWNVRRDVPPAGEQVAHFLVPTTRMWDDVVFTCGHQRLFCSRACVADWLAATGSQEGYVMDLETLWRFAAHWYDGRLDRGYVRREPAAAADYLRGVGLTGPFWGV, encoded by the coding sequence ATGGACTCCGGAGAGCTGGAGGAGCTTCGGCTGGCGGTTTACCGCTCGTTCGCCGCGACCGGCCGGGCGCCGAACGTCGCCGAACTCGAGGCTCAGACCGGTCAGGGGAACGTTCCCGGCGGTCTGCGGGCGCTGGCGGATGCCAGGCATTTGGTGCTTGGCGAAGCGGGGGACATCGTCATGGCGCACCCGTTCTCCGCGGTGCCACTCGGGTTCGCCGTCATGGGTTCGCGAACGCTGTGGTGGGGCGGGTGCGCGTGGGACTCTTTCGCCATGCCGCACCTGCTGCCCGATGAGCCGGAGGTGCTGGTCTCGACCAGATGTCCGGGGTGTCACCGGCCGCACGCCTGGAACGTTCGTCGGGACGTGCCACCCGCAGGGGAACAGGTCGCGCACTTTCTGGTGCCAACCACTCGCATGTGGGACGACGTGGTGTTCACCTGCGGTCATCAGCGGCTGTTCTGCTCGCGCGCGTGTGTCGCCGACTGGCTGGCGGCCACAGGTAGCCAGGAGGGCTACGTGATGGACCTCGAAACGCTTTGGAGGTTCGCGGCGCACTGGTACGACGGGCGGTTGGACCGCGGCTACGTGCGTCGAGAGCCCGCGGCAGCCGCGGACTACTTGCGCGGTGTTGGGCTGACCGGACCGTTCTGGGGAGTCTGA
- a CDS encoding APC family permease → MTLTLRKRPPDTGRDERYRLTVVGGLAALSLDAMASVAYGPEAIVLVLAVAGGAGLGFTLPVTMTIALLLAVLTLSYRQVIAAFPDGGGAYGVARAYLGRRASLVAAASLVVDYVLNVAVSVAAGVAALTSAVPELLPHTLRLCLGVLVAVTAVNLRGIAHSARAFIAPTAIFVGSIVVVIVVGLLRGAPAVAPAAAQATALETVGVLLLLKAFANGCAALTGVEAIANAVPSFRAPRVRRAQSAEVALGGLLATMLIGLAVLIEKFEIHPADGVTVLSQVTTASLGDGFGYYLVQFATVVLLALAANTSFGGLPVLAQLLANHNNLPHLFALRAERQVHRYGIGFLTITSAILLIVANGQMNVLVPLFAIGVFVGFTLSQVGMVRHWLRERSANWRGRVVLNGFGALLTGCAALVVTATKFTEGGWLIVVTLPVLVFLMERVHRAYTHIGDRLELGRVPTPPRPNRSLVVVPVGSISRLTRDAIAAALSLGDRVEAVHVTHPDDDTKAFVDAWDEWNPGVPLVQLYDHRRRLGEPLVEHLRRATEKQVFVLIAEVEPDHLWQRILQNQRGAVLARALRRRTDAVVARLRFHVR, encoded by the coding sequence GTGACTCTCACCCTGCGCAAACGTCCCCCTGATACCGGCCGCGACGAGCGGTACCGGCTCACCGTGGTCGGCGGGCTGGCCGCGCTCTCCCTCGACGCCATGGCCTCCGTCGCGTATGGGCCTGAGGCGATCGTCCTCGTGCTCGCCGTGGCGGGCGGCGCGGGCCTGGGCTTCACGCTCCCGGTCACGATGACCATCGCCCTGCTGCTCGCCGTGCTCACCCTCTCCTACCGCCAGGTCATCGCCGCGTTCCCCGACGGTGGCGGCGCCTACGGCGTGGCCCGCGCCTACCTGGGCCGACGCGCGTCGCTGGTCGCGGCGGCGTCCCTCGTCGTCGACTACGTCCTCAACGTCGCCGTGTCGGTCGCCGCGGGTGTCGCCGCGCTCACCTCGGCGGTCCCCGAACTGCTCCCCCACACGCTACGGCTGTGCCTGGGCGTTCTGGTGGCGGTGACCGCGGTGAATCTGCGCGGCATCGCCCACAGCGCCCGGGCGTTCATCGCGCCGACGGCGATCTTCGTCGGGTCCATCGTCGTGGTGATCGTCGTCGGCCTGCTGCGCGGCGCCCCCGCGGTCGCTCCCGCCGCCGCCCAAGCCACCGCTTTGGAGACCGTCGGCGTCCTGCTGCTGCTCAAGGCGTTCGCCAACGGCTGCGCCGCCCTGACCGGCGTCGAGGCGATCGCCAACGCTGTCCCCTCCTTCCGCGCCCCCCGAGTCCGGCGGGCACAGAGCGCCGAAGTCGCGCTCGGCGGACTGCTTGCCACCATGCTCATCGGTCTCGCCGTCCTCATCGAGAAGTTCGAGATCCACCCGGCCGACGGCGTGACCGTGCTGTCCCAGGTCACCACCGCGTCACTCGGCGACGGATTCGGCTATTACCTCGTGCAGTTCGCCACCGTTGTCCTGCTCGCGCTGGCCGCGAACACCTCCTTCGGCGGCCTGCCCGTCCTCGCCCAGCTGCTCGCCAACCACAACAACCTGCCGCACCTGTTCGCCCTGCGCGCCGAACGCCAAGTCCACCGCTACGGCATCGGATTCCTCACCATCACCTCGGCGATCCTGCTGATCGTCGCCAACGGCCAGATGAACGTGCTGGTGCCGCTGTTCGCGATCGGCGTGTTCGTCGGCTTCACCCTGTCTCAGGTCGGGATGGTCCGACACTGGCTCCGCGAACGGTCGGCGAACTGGCGCGGCCGGGTCGTGCTCAACGGCTTCGGCGCACTCCTCACCGGCTGCGCCGCGCTCGTCGTCACCGCCACCAAGTTCACCGAAGGCGGCTGGCTGATCGTCGTCACACTGCCCGTGCTCGTTTTCCTCATGGAACGAGTGCACCGCGCCTACACCCACATCGGCGACCGCCTCGAACTCGGCCGAGTCCCCACACCACCCCGACCCAACCGCTCCCTGGTCGTCGTCCCCGTCGGGAGCATCTCGCGCCTCACCCGCGACGCCATCGCCGCCGCGCTCTCCCTCGGCGACCGAGTCGAAGCCGTCCACGTCACCCACCCAGACGACGACACCAAAGCCTTCGTCGACGCCTGGGACGAATGGAACCCCGGCGTCCCCCTCGTCCAGCTCTACGACCACCGCCGCCGACTCGGCGAACCGCTGGTCGAGCACCTGCGCCGGGCCACCGAGAAACAGGTCTTCGTCCTCATCGCCGAAGTCGAACCTGACCACCTCTGGCAACGGATCCTGCAAAACCAGCGCGGCGCGGTACTGGCCAGGGCACTGAGACGCCGCACCGACGCCGTCGTCGCCCGACTGCGGTTCCATGTCCGATGA
- the phoU gene encoding phosphate signaling complex protein PhoU — MRDSFHHQLDVLVLQLARMCDLAATAMREATTALLDNDITRAEWVIDSDHALNSARTNVEHDAQTLLALQAPVAGDLRTIVSVMHSAENVERMGDLAHHVALAVRRRHPGPVLHTVLRPRFARMGTLATDMASEAGRVVRTARTTHGLAAADDEMDDLHRSLFAVVEYREPTGGALAAVDAILLSGYYERFADHAVSVADRSTLARAGQPRHTDLPRPRPADIVV, encoded by the coding sequence ATGCGTGACAGCTTCCACCACCAGCTCGACGTCCTCGTCCTGCAACTCGCCAGGATGTGCGACCTCGCGGCGACGGCCATGCGCGAGGCGACCACCGCGCTGCTCGACAACGACATCACCCGCGCCGAGTGGGTCATCGACAGCGACCACGCGCTCAACAGTGCTCGCACCAATGTCGAGCACGACGCCCAGACCCTGCTCGCTCTCCAGGCGCCGGTGGCCGGGGACTTGCGCACGATCGTCTCGGTCATGCACTCCGCTGAGAACGTCGAACGCATGGGCGACCTCGCCCACCACGTCGCCCTCGCCGTCCGGCGACGGCACCCTGGGCCGGTGCTGCACACGGTGCTGCGCCCCAGGTTCGCGCGGATGGGCACACTTGCCACCGACATGGCGAGCGAAGCGGGCCGGGTCGTACGCACCGCGCGGACCACGCACGGCCTGGCCGCCGCCGACGACGAGATGGACGACCTGCACCGCTCGTTGTTCGCCGTCGTCGAATACCGCGAGCCCACGGGCGGCGCGCTGGCCGCGGTCGACGCGATCCTGCTCAGCGGCTACTACGAGCGCTTCGCCGACCACGCGGTCTCCGTCGCCGACCGCAGCACCCTCGCCCGCGCCGGGCAACCCCGGCACACCGACCTGCCCCGTCCGCGTCCAGCCGACATCGTTGTCTGA
- a CDS encoding molybdopterin-dependent oxidoreductase — protein sequence MGDAKGLIKGNGLPPGQRRVEGFPRFGSHLSRPAPAVPVDPVIEVRGAVTEEFDIPLASLSLLPRQEIAADFHCVAGWTATDLRWEGVSFATLYRALIEPAVPPGTLITHIKCGGLDGWEAAVTIDDILADDVLIAQNLDGHPLDSDHGAPARLVSPSQYGYMSVKHLSSVELLITAPAITEGPLIRSHPRGRVWEEERHGLLPGRAVRLLYRALIGPIRFLSARGARDRHTLE from the coding sequence ATGGGCGACGCTAAGGGCTTGATCAAGGGGAACGGGCTTCCTCCAGGACAACGCCGGGTCGAGGGATTCCCCCGTTTCGGCTCGCACCTGTCCCGGCCTGCCCCGGCCGTTCCGGTCGACCCGGTGATCGAAGTACGCGGAGCGGTGACCGAGGAATTCGACATTCCGCTCGCCTCGCTCTCGCTCCTGCCGCGGCAGGAGATCGCGGCCGACTTCCACTGCGTGGCAGGCTGGACGGCGACCGACCTGCGCTGGGAAGGCGTCTCGTTCGCGACGCTCTACCGCGCTCTCATCGAACCGGCGGTTCCACCCGGAACATTGATCACCCACATCAAGTGCGGCGGACTCGACGGCTGGGAAGCCGCGGTGACGATCGACGACATCCTGGCCGACGACGTCCTCATCGCGCAGAATCTCGACGGCCACCCGCTCGACAGTGACCACGGCGCTCCGGCCCGCCTGGTCAGCCCCAGTCAGTACGGTTACATGAGCGTCAAACACCTCTCCAGCGTCGAGCTCCTGATCACCGCCCCGGCGATCACCGAAGGGCCCTTGATCAGGAGTCATCCCAGGGGCAGGGTCTGGGAAGAGGAACGACACGGCCTCCTCCCCGGACGGGCGGTGCGACTCCTCTATCGGGCCCTGATCGGCCCCATCAGGTTCCTGAGCGCCCGCGGCGCTCGCGACCGCCACACCCTTGAGTAA
- a CDS encoding redoxin domain-containing protein — MPLTVALVGCGAARTDAGSSQPPSPTGPVSAVSGPTRTPGSDAPVAVPERLRFTSKTLDGAAFSGESLAGKAAVLWFWAPWCPKCQREAPGVAATAKAHEGTMTFLGVAAQDEVPAMRGFVDKYGLGSFQHLADVDAAIWRHFDVTRQPAYAFVRPDGSVELVKGQLTTAELGDRVRGLTAP; from the coding sequence ATGCCCTTGACGGTCGCCCTCGTTGGCTGCGGCGCCGCGCGAACCGACGCCGGGTCGTCCCAGCCGCCGTCGCCGACCGGGCCGGTCAGCGCGGTGTCGGGGCCTACGCGAACGCCGGGTTCCGACGCGCCGGTGGCGGTGCCGGAGCGGTTGCGGTTCACGTCGAAGACGCTGGATGGCGCCGCCTTCTCCGGGGAGAGCCTGGCGGGCAAGGCCGCGGTGTTGTGGTTCTGGGCGCCGTGGTGCCCGAAGTGTCAGCGGGAGGCCCCCGGGGTGGCTGCCACCGCGAAGGCCCATGAGGGCACGATGACCTTCCTGGGGGTCGCGGCGCAGGACGAGGTGCCCGCGATGCGTGGGTTCGTGGACAAGTACGGGCTGGGTTCGTTCCAACATCTGGCCGATGTCGACGCGGCGATCTGGCGGCATTTCGACGTGACCCGGCAGCCCGCCTACGCGTTCGTGCGCCCGGACGGTTCCGTCGAGCTGGTCAAGGGTCAATTGACCACGGCCGAACTCGGTGACCGGGTTCGCGGGCTGACCGCGCCGTGA